Proteins encoded in a region of the Rutidosis leptorrhynchoides isolate AG116_Rl617_1_P2 chromosome 9, CSIRO_AGI_Rlap_v1, whole genome shotgun sequence genome:
- the LOC139868707 gene encoding uncharacterized mitochondrial protein AtMg00820-like, producing MCDDMPALKANDTCEIIPRPKHTNVVGFKWVLRTKYLSDGFIDRLKARLVAQGFTQILGLDYLVTFSRVVKASTLSIVQSLATLNKWPLHQLDVKNAFLNVLKLFI from the coding sequence ATGTGTGACGACATGCCTGCTTTAAAGGCTAATGATACATGCGAAATTATTCCCCGTCCTAAGCATACAAATGTCGTAGGCTTTAAATGGGTTCTTCGGACTAAATATCTATCTGATGGTTTTATTGATCGTCTCAAGGCACGTCTTGTCGCTCAAGGATTCACTCAAATACTGGGCTTGGATTATTTAGTTACATTTAGTCGAGTAGTTAAAGCCTCCACCTTGAGTATTGTTCAGTCTCTTGCGACTCTTAACAAATGGCCGTTACATCAACTTGATGTAAAGAATGCATTTTTAAATGTACTGAAACTGTTCATATGA